The genomic window CGGGAGTACGCGGTTCCGCAGGAGAAGACGCCCGAGCCTTCGGTCAACCTCTTCGGCGCCCCGGTGCTGGACCCGAGGGCGGAGGCCGAGATGGACGAACTGCAGCGGCTCCTCGAGGACCTCGGCGTAGAGGTGAACGCACGGGTGCCGCTCGGAGCGAGCCTGGAGGATCTACGCAACATGCCCCGGGCGTGGGCGAACGTAGTCCTCTACAGGGAGGTCAGCGAGTCGGCCACCCGCTTCCTCAAGGAGCGCTTCGGGATGCCGAGGATAACCACCCCCATGATCGGCTCCGCAGGCACCGGGGCCGCGCTGCGGGCGGTAGGGGAGATGTGCTCGATAGACGGGGAGCGCGTCAGGAAGCTCGTCTTCCGTGAGCTGGCGCGGACGGCGAAGCTCCCGTGGTATACGCGGCTGCTCAGCCCCCGGGTCCTGCGCGGGAAGAAAGTCGCGATCTTCGGAGATTTCACCTACGCGGTGGGGCTAGGTTACGCCCTCTCGCGCGAGGTCGGGGCAGAGATCGCCTGGAGCGGGACCTACCTATCCCACCTCGAGCACGACTTCGCGTTCCATGCCGGCACGTTCACCGAAAAGACCTTCGTCGCCGAAGACCCGGGGGAGGTAGCTCTGAGGGTGGAGCGCACCCGCCCGGACCTGCTCATAGCGACACACTTCGAACGCGAGGCCGCCGGGCACGCCGGCGCATCCTTCCTCCCGCTCTGTCCTCCGGCCGCGGTATATCCTTTCGTCCGCCTGCCGCTCATGGGATACCGGGGGGCGGCCCTGCTGGCCGACGCGGTGGACGGGGCGCTGCGCCGCGCACGCAGATCCTCCCCGGAAACGGGACCACCGGAAGAGCCCGTGTGGACCGGCGAGGCGCTCGCCGCCCTCGAGGAGATCCCGGCGTTCCTGCGGGGACGGGCGCGCAGGCTCGCCGAGAAGCGGGCTAGGGAGCTGGGCGAGCGCAGAATCACCCGCGAGATCCTGGAGGATTCGAGGTTCTAGAGGAGGTCTGTCTTGGGAATACGGGACTTCATCCGTTACCTGGAGGAGCACGAGGAGAGGGCACAGAGGGCCGCGGAGCTCTCGCCAGAGGAGCGACGGGAGACGCTGCACCAGGCGGAGCTGATGGTCGGGATGGCCGACCAGGCAGTGAAGTACCTGGAGTCGGTCCTGGTGAACCGCCGGGTCAACCTGAACGAGGAGCACGCGCTCCGCTTCGCCCAGGACGTCTTCCTGTACCTGAAGGACAGGGAGGAGAGGGTCAAGGAGAGGCTCTCAGAAGGGAGCTAATCCTCGACCCGCAGGACCACCGCCGCCCCCGTGTCACCGGCGGCGCACCCCGTGAACAGCCCCACGCCTCCTCCCCTCATCCTGAGCTCTTCGATCAGCTCGGCCACGAGCCGCATCCCCGTCGGTCCCTGCGGATGCCCGTAGACGAGGCTGGAGCCGAAGCGGTTCATCTCCTCCACCCCGACCCCCATCCCTCTGGCGAAGTACGCGTCGTTGACCGCGAAGGGGTTGTGGGTCTTTATCGCGTCCACTCCTGCGAGGGAGATCCCGGCATCTTTCAGCGCCGCTCTCGCCGCTGGAACCGGGGCCTTGGGCATCCTCGCCTTCTCCACCCGGCAGAAGCCGGTGGAGAGGAGCCTTATGAGCCCCTCCCCTCTTCCCAGCTCCCGCGCCCTCCGCTCCGTCGTCAGTACGGCCCCGGCCGCCCCGTCGGCGGGGTGGGTCTGGGTACCGTAGGTGACGACGCCGCCTTCGGCCACGGGCTTGAGTCTGGCCAGCCCCTCCCGCGTGGTCGGATGGACTCCGAAGTCTTCTTCCACGAGGGTGGGATCACCGCGCTTTTCGGGGACGGCGACCGGCACCATGTAGCGCCGCTGGAACGCGCGGTCGTTCTCGAGCGCGCGCCGGTACTGCTCGTAACGCAGGGCGGCTATCTCGTCGAGCTCCTCGCGCGAGATACCCTCCTCCCTGGCGACGTTCTCTGCCGTCCGGTACATCGCCTCCCCACCCCAGGGGTCTCTGGCGAAGGAGTCGAGCACCCAGTTCTCCACCTCGGGGGAGCCGCCGGGGGCGGAGGGTCGGGGGTAGAAGAGGGTCGGGCCGTTGGAGGTGCGATCGGTCGTGACGACGAGCGTGAGATCCTCCACCCCCGCTTCGAGTTCGGACGCGGCGGCGTGGATGCAGGCGACCGAGGTCGCGCAGGCCTGCGAGATCATCGGGCCCGTCACGCCCGGTGCTCCGATGCGGGCGGCGAGCGTGGGCGCGCCGTAGAAGATCTCCTTCTGGGGGATGGTCCAGCCCAAAACGATGGAGCCGATTTCCTGCGGCGCGAGATCTCTCTGTGCGAGCGCCTTCTCCGTGACCCGAACGGCGAGATCCAAACTGTTCACCTCGGCGAGCGGTCCCTGCCAGCGGGCGAAGGGGCAAGACCAGCAGAAACCCGCCGGGATGAACGCCTTCTCGAACCTCACCCTCTACCCTCCGCCTTCCGGCGTTCCTCTTCCACGAGAACCCTCTTCAGGAGCTTGCCCACCGCGCTCTTCGGCAGCTCCTCCCGAAACTCCACTTCCTTTGGGACCTTGTACGCCGCAAGCCTCTTTCTGCTGTGCGAGATCAAAGCTTCCTCCGTAAGGGTGCTACCCTCCTTCCTGACCACGAAGGCTTTGACCGTCTCCCCCCTGTAGGGGTCGGGGACGCCTATCACGACGGCCTCGACCACGTCGGGGTGCTCGTAGAGCACCTCCTCCACCTCCCTCGGGTAGACCTTGTAGCCCGAGGCGTTTATCAGCTCCTTCTTGCGGTCCACCACGTAGAGGTAGCCGTCCTCGTCCATGCGCACGATGTCCCCGGTGTGCAGCCAGCCATCTTCGGAGAGGACCTTCCGGGTCTCCCCGGGCATCTTCCAGTAGCCCTTCATGACCTGGGGGCCTTTTATGAGCAGCTCTCCAGGCTCTCCCGGGGAAAGCTCCCTCTCCCCGCTTTCCACGTCCACGATCCTGGCGTCGGTGCCGGGGATGGGGACGCCGATGCTCCCCGGGACGGGACCGCGCAGATAGGTGTTGAAGGTGGCAGGAGCGCCCTCGGAGAGGCCGTAGCCCTCCCAGATCGGACGCCCCGTTCTCCTCTCGAAGGAACGGAGCAGCTCGGTCGGGACGCTGGCGCCTCCGGAGGTGTAGAGGAGGACTTCATCGAGGCCGTAGTGCTCCATCCCGGGGTAGTTGTGCAGCGCGATGAAGACCGTCGCCACCCCGGGGACCATGACGGGTTTCTCGTCCCGGATCATCTCCATCACCACGTCCGGTTTGAAGCGCTCGACCGTGAGGAGGTTCCAGCCCATCCTGATCCCGAACAGCAGGACCATCGTCATCCCGAAGATGTGGAAGAAGGGCGCCACGGCGACGACCTTGCCGTTCTCCGGGAAGACACCGGGGTCTTCGATCAGGAGGTCCATCGTCTGCTTGATCCCGCCGAGCAGGTTGGCGTGGGTGAGCATCGCGCCCTTGGAAACGCCCGTCGTGCCGCTGGTGTACTGCAGCGAGGCGAGATCCTCCCCGGGGTCTATCCGCACCTCGGGTGGCGGTCCCGAGGCCGAGGAGAGCATGTCCTCCAGCAGGAGGTCTCCCTCTTCGAGCCCACCCTCTGGTTCGTCGGAGCAGATCACCCGCCGCAGCGGGGTCCTGGGCTGGACCTCTTTGATCCTCCGGTACACCGACGGGTGTACGATCGCCGTCTCCGTGCCGGAATCGCCGAGGATGTGCTCGAGCTCGCGCCCGACGTAGAGCGGGTTGAGCTGCGTGGCGGCCGCCCCGGCCCCGAGCAACCCGAAGAACCCGATCGCGTACTCGGGGCAGTTGGGGAGCATCAGACCCACCCGGTCGCCCTTCTTCACCCCGAGATCACACAGCGCCCGCGAGAGGGCACGACTCATCTCCAGTAACTCGGAGTAGCTCACCCTGCGCCCTCCGCCGGTGAGCGCGACGTGCTGCGGGTACTTCCGGACGGCCTCCTCGAGGAACCCGACGAGCGAACCTTGCAGGGGTTCCCCGGAGAGCTTACCCCCGTAGACGGATAGCCAGGGTCTCTCCCGTTGCAGCATGGTTTCCTCCTTCCCCTCTCCCCATTCTAAGCACCCCCCGAACCCCGCGCCTTACCCGGAGACCACCTCAGAGAGCGCGCCGGAGCGGATGATCTCTGCGGCCTCCTCTATATCTTGGTCCATCCTGCGGTCGGCCTCCAGGAAAGGCACCCGCGAGCGCACCAGCTCGAGCGCGCGGCGGGTCTTCGGGCTCGCCTTCTCCTCCCCGCGCAGCTCGAGGGCCTGGCAGGCGGCGATCAGGTGTATCGACGCAATGTTCTGCGTCAACTCCACGATGGAGCGGGCGTCGCGGGCGGCGATCGCGCCCATGCTCACCTTGTCCTGGTTGTGGCACTCGGTGGATCGGGAGTGGACACTGGCGGGGGCGGAGAGCTTCATCGCTTCGGCGGTCATCGCCGAGGAGCACAGCTGCATGCCCTTGAAGCCGTGGTGGAGTCCGGCCTCGGGGCTGTCCTCGTCGAAGTAAGGGATGAGGTTGGGGGTGAGGCCCGCGTTGAACTTCTCGTCGACGAGCAGTTCGAGCTGGCGGTCCATCAGGTCGCAGAGGTTGGCGAGGGCGACCTTGAGCGAGTCCATCGCCTGAGCCATGTGCCCGGCGTAGAAGTTGCCGCCGCTCTGCACCCGGCCACCTTCGGCGTCGAAGAGCGGGTTGTCGTCCGAGGAGTTCATCTCGATCTCGACCCAGCGCCTGACCCAATCGAGGGTGTCGCGCAGCGCGCCCGAGACGTAGGGTGCGCAGCGGATCGAGTAGCGGTCCTGCACCTGGCGCTCGAGCTCGAGGAACTCCCTTCCCCCGAGCCCGTCCGTGGCGAAGATCTCCTCGGAGTCGAGCGCGAGGTGGGAGTCGGCGAGCAGGGAGCTTATGATGTGGGCGCTCTCCTTCTGCCCGGGGTGAGGCTTGTTCTCGTGGATGAAGGCGTTGAAGTGTCCCCTGTTGCCGAGCAGGGCCTCGGAGGCCATCGCGGTGCACAGGTCGGAGACGAGGGCGAGCTCTTCGGCGTCCCGGACGGCGAGCGCCGCGATGGCGGTTATGAAGGAGGTTCCGTTGGTGAGCGCGAGCCCCTCCTTGGCCTCGAGCTCGAGCGGCTCGAGGCCGAGATCCGCGAGCACCTCGCGCGAGGGCCTGACCTCTCCCTCGTAGAGGACGTCTTCCTCCCCGACGAGCGCGGCCCCGAGGTAGGAGAGCGGGATGAGATCCCCGCTCGCCCCGCAGGAACCCCTCTCGGGCACGAGCGGCAGGATGTCTTCGTTGAGGTAGAGGAGCAGCCGCTCGACGACCTCCGGCCTGACCCCGGAGTTGCCCCGGGCCAGACAGTTGGCCCGGAGGAGCATCATCGCCCGCGTCACCTCGGTGGGCGCGATGGGCCCCGTCCCGCAGCCGAGGAACCGGAGCATGTTCTGCTGCAGCCGGGCGGCTTTCTGCGGCGAGATCTGCCGGTGCGCGCTGTCTCCGAAGCCGGTCGTCACGCCGTAGATGGGCACCTCGCGCCCGATCAACTCCCGCTTCAGCGCACACGAAGCCTCTACCCTCTCCCACGCATCGTCGGATAGGGTGCATACCGCCTCACCCTCGCGGCGGGCGAAGGCCACCACATCGTCTATCGTGAGCGAACGGCCGTCCAGCTCCAGCCTGAGACCGCTGCCGTGCACGACGTCTCTCATGGGATCACCCCTTCCCCAAACGTTTCCCCTCAGGCGTCCCGGTCAGCATTCCTGTCTGACCGGAAGGTCAACGATTACATTCTAACGCGTCTGCCCGGGCTCGGGGCCGAAGTCGCAGCGGCAGGCACAGACCAGGGAGCCTCCCTCGTCTCTCACCTCGACCTCCCAGAGCTGGCGATCGAGCCCGACGTAGCGCGGGGTGGCGGTGGCGGTGAGGGTCTGCCCGGCGCGGGCCGGACGGGGGTGGCGGGCGTCGAGTCCGGATGGACGTGTGGCGCGGCTCGGGGAGCGGTTGAAGCAGGCACCGGCGCGGGCGGCGGCCCAGGAGAGCGAGACCAGGGCACCCCAGTCGAGTGCGCCGTCGGGTCCGAGGTGACGCTCCCCGATGTCCATCGAGGCTATGGCCCGCTCCCGCGAGGCCTCCTGCAGCTCTATGCCGAGCGCGCGGGCGGCGCCGCCGGGGTCCGGGAGATCAGAGGGGGGCATACCTCACAACATCGTCCTCCGCCAGGCGCACGGCCCGCCCCTCGTCCTCCAGGTACTCCAGGTGGGCGAGGGTCTCGGCGAGCGCGAAGCGCATCTCGTGGGCGGTGAGGTCCTTACGGAAGACGCGGCGTGAGATCTCGAACGGGGTCGCCGGCCGGCCTTCGAAGGCCGCGTATATCACGTCCAGCCGTTCGGCGTGGTGGGCGAGCAGCTCGTCTATCCTGCCGTCGAGGTCGTGGAAGAGCGGGCCGTGTCCCGGCAGGACGGTCTTCGCCCCGAGCCCGCGCAACGAGCGCAGGGAGGCGAGGTAGCGCCCGAGCGGCTTCGCGGCCGTGTAGGGCCAGAGCCCGATGTTCGGCGTTATCCTGAGCAGGAGATGATCCCCGGCGAGAAGAAGCCCACTTCCCTCGTCGAAGAGCATGAAGTGGTAGTCGGAGTGTCCCGGCGTGTGGATCACGCGGGCAGATCCCTCTCCCAGGGACACCTCGTCCCCGGGACGGAGAGCGAAGATCTCCTGCGGCATCCTCACCTCACGCCCGGTCAACGAGGCGACACCCCGGGCGGTATCGTGGTCCATACCGTTGCGCCGCAGAAACCCCTCCAGGCCAGCCGCATCCCCCGAGGTCCAGACCCGGCCGGCGTTCTCGATCTCACCCTCGAGCATCCAGACCGGCGCTCCGGAGAGCGCCTCGAGCCAGCCGGCGAGCCCGAGGTGGTCCGGGTGGAGGTGGGTGACGATGATGCGGGAGAGGTCACGGTCGAGGTCGATCCCGAGATCCCCCGCCGCCTCCTCCCACACCCTACGCGCCGGTGGGTAGTCGAAACCGGGGTCTATGACCGTCCAGCCGTCCTCCTCCCGGATCAGGTAGGAAGAGATGAAGCGCAGCGGGAAGGGCACCGGCAGCTTGAGCTGGAAGACACCCCCGGCGACGCGCGAGGCCGCCCCTATCGGCTGGGTACCCAGGGTGGAGGGAGGAACGCTCACGCTAATCGTCGGCGCTCTTCAGGTAGGTGAGGATCGAACGCTTGCACAGGTCGCGGTAGGCGGCGTGCGTCTTCTCCCAGTCCCTCTCCTGCACCCACTGGGTGAAGAGCCCGTCCACCAGCGCCCGCACCACGGTCGCCGCCTCGCGGGGGTCGCGCGGCGCGAAGATGCCCTGCTCCTGCCCGCTTTTCACCACCTCGGCGTAGAGGCCGTTGCAGATCTCGTGAAAGGTCGTCCCCACGTCGGCGAAGCGGTCGTTGCGCGCCGCGTAGCCGAGGAAGTCGAAGAAGGTCAGGTAGAAGTTGCGGTTCGATTCGGGCCCGACGAAGATCGCGTCGACCATCGCCGAGACCTTCTCCTCGGCATCCTCGACCTCGTCTATCGCCTCGTGGATGCGCCGGGCCACCCGCGCGAGGACCCAGCGCATCGTCAGCAGCGTCAGGTTCTCCTTGGAGTCGAAGTAGTAGGGGAGGATGGCCTTGCTCACCCCCGCCTCGTCGGCGACGTCCTGTAGCGAGAGACGCGTCAGCCCCTTCTCGCCCATCACCTTGTAAGCGCTCCTTATCAGGTGAGCTTGCTTGGGGGCAAGAGCCTCGTCGCCGGAGGCGTCTATAAGGGTGTCAGACCGTGCCACGCTCCCTCCACTCTAGCCATGGACCCGCCGGGACCCGCCGGCCCCGAGAACCATTGCTTTATTCTACATGAGTGTATCTAATGGTAGCAGCTTACCTACTAAACTGCGGCTTGCGCTTCTGCATGAACGCCGAGATCCCCTCCCTGGCCTCCTCGCCCTCGAAGAGGGGCTCGACGAGCTCGCGTTCTATCTCGAGCCCCTGCTGGAGCGGGCGTTCCATACCCCGGTGCACGGCGAGCTTGATGGCGCCTATCGCCCGGGTGGCTCCGGCGGCGAGCGTCTCGGCGTACTCGCGGGTCTTCCCGGCGAGCTTTTCGGCCGGGAAGAGGCGGTTGAAGATGCCGATCTCGTACGCCTCCCGCGGGGAGATCCTGCGCCCGGTGACCATCAGCTCCAGCGCCCGGCTCGCCCCGATGAGCCGGGGCAGCCGCTGGGTGCCGCCGTTTCCGGGCAAAAGTCCGAGCGTCGCCTCCGGCAGGCCGACCGGGTAGTCTCCCTCGGCCCCGAAGCGCAGATCGCAGGCGAGCGCCATCTCCAGCCCGCCCCCCAGGGCGGTCGCGTTGACCTGGGCGATGAAGACCTTGGGGATCTCCGCGATGTAGGCCAGGTTCTCGTGCGCAAGCT from Rubrobacter calidifluminis includes these protein-coding regions:
- a CDS encoding HAL/PAL/TAL family ammonia-lyase; translation: MRDVVHGSGLRLELDGRSLTIDDVVAFARREGEAVCTLSDDAWERVEASCALKRELIGREVPIYGVTTGFGDSAHRQISPQKAARLQQNMLRFLGCGTGPIAPTEVTRAMMLLRANCLARGNSGVRPEVVERLLLYLNEDILPLVPERGSCGASGDLIPLSYLGAALVGEEDVLYEGEVRPSREVLADLGLEPLELEAKEGLALTNGTSFITAIAALAVRDAEELALVSDLCTAMASEALLGNRGHFNAFIHENKPHPGQKESAHIISSLLADSHLALDSEEIFATDGLGGREFLELERQVQDRYSIRCAPYVSGALRDTLDWVRRWVEIEMNSSDDNPLFDAEGGRVQSGGNFYAGHMAQAMDSLKVALANLCDLMDRQLELLVDEKFNAGLTPNLIPYFDEDSPEAGLHHGFKGMQLCSSAMTAEAMKLSAPASVHSRSTECHNQDKVSMGAIAARDARSIVELTQNIASIHLIAACQALELRGEEKASPKTRRALELVRSRVPFLEADRRMDQDIEEAAEIIRSGALSEVVSG
- a CDS encoding nitrogenase component 1, which translates into the protein MRVVSGVYEGPSAHGILRVAASLKDVWVIFRASAHEEYFQVLWGPWARFEDRAPVSLSPAGGGTEDLEKDILEAVRRHPEVGAVIVARSDSALLSGEGVPEVRLPAREDRPRRLFRCPWQGPGIGENEAADLMLAELVREYAVPQEKTPEPSVNLFGAPVLDPRAEAEMDELQRLLEDLGVEVNARVPLGASLEDLRNMPRAWANVVLYREVSESATRFLKERFGMPRITTPMIGSAGTGAALRAVGEMCSIDGERVRKLVFRELARTAKLPWYTRLLSPRVLRGKKVAIFGDFTYAVGLGYALSREVGAEIAWSGTYLSHLEHDFAFHAGTFTEKTFVAEDPGEVALRVERTRPDLLIATHFEREAAGHAGASFLPLCPPAAVYPFVRLPLMGYRGAALLADAVDGALRRARRSSPETGPPEEPVWTGEALAALEEIPAFLRGRARRLAEKRARELGERRITREILEDSRF
- a CDS encoding MBL fold metallo-hydrolase; this translates as MSVPPSTLGTQPIGAASRVAGGVFQLKLPVPFPLRFISSYLIREEDGWTVIDPGFDYPPARRVWEEAAGDLGIDLDRDLSRIIVTHLHPDHLGLAGWLEALSGAPVWMLEGEIENAGRVWTSGDAAGLEGFLRRNGMDHDTARGVASLTGREVRMPQEIFALRPGDEVSLGEGSARVIHTPGHSDYHFMLFDEGSGLLLAGDHLLLRITPNIGLWPYTAAKPLGRYLASLRSLRGLGAKTVLPGHGPLFHDLDGRIDELLAHHAERLDVIYAAFEGRPATPFEISRRVFRKDLTAHEMRFALAETLAHLEYLEDEGRAVRLAEDDVVRYAPL
- a CDS encoding thiolase family protein, which gives rise to MRFEKAFIPAGFCWSCPFARWQGPLAEVNSLDLAVRVTEKALAQRDLAPQEIGSIVLGWTIPQKEIFYGAPTLAARIGAPGVTGPMISQACATSVACIHAAASELEAGVEDLTLVVTTDRTSNGPTLFYPRPSAPGGSPEVENWVLDSFARDPWGGEAMYRTAENVAREEGISREELDEIAALRYEQYRRALENDRAFQRRYMVPVAVPEKRGDPTLVEEDFGVHPTTREGLARLKPVAEGGVVTYGTQTHPADGAAGAVLTTERRARELGRGEGLIRLLSTGFCRVEKARMPKAPVPAARAALKDAGISLAGVDAIKTHNPFAVNDAYFARGMGVGVEEMNRFGSSLVYGHPQGPTGMRLVAELIEELRMRGGGVGLFTGCAAGDTGAAVVLRVED
- a CDS encoding long-chain-fatty-acid--CoA ligase, translating into MLQRERPWLSVYGGKLSGEPLQGSLVGFLEEAVRKYPQHVALTGGGRRVSYSELLEMSRALSRALCDLGVKKGDRVGLMLPNCPEYAIGFFGLLGAGAAATQLNPLYVGRELEHILGDSGTETAIVHPSVYRRIKEVQPRTPLRRVICSDEPEGGLEEGDLLLEDMLSSASGPPPEVRIDPGEDLASLQYTSGTTGVSKGAMLTHANLLGGIKQTMDLLIEDPGVFPENGKVVAVAPFFHIFGMTMVLLFGIRMGWNLLTVERFKPDVVMEMIRDEKPVMVPGVATVFIALHNYPGMEHYGLDEVLLYTSGGASVPTELLRSFERRTGRPIWEGYGLSEGAPATFNTYLRGPVPGSIGVPIPGTDARIVDVESGERELSPGEPGELLIKGPQVMKGYWKMPGETRKVLSEDGWLHTGDIVRMDEDGYLYVVDRKKELINASGYKVYPREVEEVLYEHPDVVEAVVIGVPDPYRGETVKAFVVRKEGSTLTEEALISHSRKRLAAYKVPKEVEFREELPKSAVGKLLKRVLVEEERRKAEGRG
- a CDS encoding PaaI family thioesterase: MPPSDLPDPGGAARALGIELQEASRERAIASMDIGERHLGPDGALDWGALVSLSWAAARAGACFNRSPSRATRPSGLDARHPRPARAGQTLTATATPRYVGLDRQLWEVEVRDEGGSLVCACRCDFGPEPGQTR
- a CDS encoding TetR/AcrR family transcriptional regulator, translated to MARSDTLIDASGDEALAPKQAHLIRSAYKVMGEKGLTRLSLQDVADEAGVSKAILPYYFDSKENLTLLTMRWVLARVARRIHEAIDEVEDAEEKVSAMVDAIFVGPESNRNFYLTFFDFLGYAARNDRFADVGTTFHEICNGLYAEVVKSGQEQGIFAPRDPREAATVVRALVDGLFTQWVQERDWEKTHAAYRDLCKRSILTYLKSADD
- a CDS encoding enoyl-CoA hydratase/isomerase family protein, translating into MAVSYTREGNIGYITLDNPPANSYEYTFMEELGRAIQSSANDEDARVVILRSASERFFSAGADIKAFNENSARDNMRMIELAHENLAYIAEIPKVFIAQVNATALGGGLEMALACDLRFGAEGDYPVGLPEATLGLLPGNGGTQRLPRLIGASRALELMVTGRRISPREAYEIGIFNRLFPAEKLAGKTREYAETLAAGATRAIGAIKLAVHRGMERPLQQGLEIERELVEPLFEGEEAREGISAFMQKRKPQFSR